One window of Chloroflexota bacterium genomic DNA carries:
- the mutY gene encoding A/G-specific adenine glycosylase, whose translation MEQHPPSIRYAELQGALLKWAADHLRPLPWRTTPRDPYRVWISEVMLQQTRVETVVPYFERWVQRFPNVQALAQASLDDVLKAWEGLGYYARARHLHAAAQRIVAAHGGQVPSDAEALRRLPGVGRYTAGAILSIAFGRDEPALDGNIRRVLSRAFAVAEPSRARLDATLWHRARALLPAGRAGAFNEALMELGATVCTPRNPLCTQCPWAFACAAFATGQQALFPNRPTRKQTPHYDVTAAVIWREPGIFLIAQRNAEGLLGGLWEFPGGKVEPGESLEDCLRREILEELGVRIRVGERLTVVRHAYSHFRITLHAFHAWMEDGEPEPRAIGCAAWRWIRLDEAESLAFSAADLRILDALRAESQAGGPR comes from the coding sequence ATGGAACAGCACCCGCCATCCATCCGGTACGCGGAACTCCAGGGCGCGCTGCTGAAGTGGGCCGCCGACCACCTGCGCCCGCTCCCCTGGCGCACCACCCCGCGCGACCCGTACCGCGTGTGGATCTCCGAGGTGATGCTCCAGCAGACGCGGGTGGAAACGGTGGTGCCCTACTTTGAGCGGTGGGTGCAGAGATTCCCCAACGTTCAGGCGCTGGCGCAGGCGTCATTGGACGACGTGCTCAAGGCATGGGAGGGGCTGGGCTACTACGCGCGGGCGCGCCATCTGCACGCGGCAGCGCAGCGGATTGTGGCCGCGCACGGGGGCCAAGTGCCCAGCGACGCCGAGGCGCTGCGGCGGCTCCCGGGCGTGGGACGCTACACCGCAGGCGCTATCCTGAGTATCGCCTTTGGCCGCGACGAGCCGGCGCTGGATGGCAACATCCGCCGCGTGTTGAGCCGCGCCTTCGCCGTGGCCGAACCCAGCCGCGCCCGACTGGATGCAACCCTGTGGCATCGGGCGCGGGCGCTGCTGCCAGCCGGCCGAGCCGGCGCGTTCAACGAGGCGCTCATGGAACTGGGCGCCACGGTCTGCACGCCCCGCAACCCCCTGTGTACGCAATGCCCGTGGGCGTTCGCCTGCGCGGCCTTCGCCACGGGCCAGCAGGCGCTGTTCCCCAATCGCCCCACGCGCAAGCAGACCCCCCACTACGACGTTACCGCCGCCGTCATCTGGCGCGAGCCTGGGATCTTCCTCATCGCCCAACGCAACGCCGAGGGGCTGCTGGGCGGACTGTGGGAGTTCCCCGGCGGCAAGGTGGAACCCGGCGAGTCGCTGGAAGACTGCCTGCGCCGCGAGATTCTGGAGGAACTCGGAGTCCGAATCCGCGTCGGCGAGCGGCTCACGGTGGTCAGGCACGCCTACAGCCACTTCCGCATCACGCTGCACGCCTTCCACGCATGGATGGAGGATGGCGAACCCGAACCCCGCGCCATCGGCTGCGCGGCGTGGCGGTGGATACGGTTGGACGAGGCGGAATCGCTGGCGTTCTCGGCGGCCGACCTGCGCATCCTGGACGCACTGCGGGCCGAATCGCAAGCGGGCGGCCCGCGCTAG
- a CDS encoding glycosyltransferase, giving the protein MRVLHVYKDYFPVVGGIENHVRLLAERQAAMGLDVTVLVTSRTRRTEQVSLNGVRLIRAARLATVASTPISAMLFVWLRRLRPDIVHLQFPYPVGEVANLLVGRAARTVISYQSDVVRQKGWLRLYRPVLWQVLRHADCLIASTPNYVESSPYLSRLRQKVEVIPLGIDATPFLRESPAAREIRARYGEPLLLFVGRLRYYKGLDWLIRAMPRIPATLLVVGTGPMEAAWRQLAHEVGVADRVVFAGDVSDEDLPAYYQACDVFVLPASERSEAYGLVQLEAMASARPVICTELGTGTSYVNRHGETGLVVPPRDPDALADACNRLIADAALRQEMGARGRARVQAEFTAERMVERVVALYERLLAR; this is encoded by the coding sequence ATTCGCGTGCTCCACGTGTACAAGGACTACTTCCCCGTGGTCGGCGGGATTGAGAATCACGTGCGATTGTTGGCCGAGCGCCAGGCGGCGATGGGGTTGGACGTTACGGTGCTGGTTACGAGCCGCACCCGCCGGACAGAGCAGGTGAGCCTCAACGGGGTGCGGCTGATTCGGGCGGCGCGCCTGGCCACGGTGGCGTCCACCCCCATCAGCGCGATGCTGTTCGTCTGGCTGCGCCGCCTGCGACCCGACATCGTGCATCTCCAATTCCCATATCCGGTGGGGGAGGTGGCGAATCTCCTCGTGGGGCGCGCGGCGCGCACCGTCATCTCCTATCAGTCCGACGTGGTGCGGCAGAAGGGCTGGCTGCGGCTCTATCGCCCCGTGCTGTGGCAGGTGCTTCGGCACGCCGATTGCCTCATCGCCAGCACGCCCAACTATGTGGAGTCGTCGCCGTACCTCAGCCGCCTGCGCCAGAAAGTAGAGGTCATCCCGCTGGGCATAGACGCGACGCCGTTCCTGCGCGAGTCGCCCGCGGCCCGCGAAATCCGCGCCCGGTACGGCGAGCCGCTGCTGCTCTTTGTGGGGCGGCTGCGGTACTACAAGGGACTGGACTGGCTCATTCGGGCGATGCCGCGAATTCCGGCCACGCTCCTGGTGGTGGGCACCGGCCCCATGGAAGCGGCCTGGCGGCAACTGGCGCACGAGGTGGGCGTGGCCGACAGGGTGGTATTCGCGGGCGATGTGTCGGATGAGGACTTGCCGGCCTACTATCAGGCCTGCGACGTGTTCGTGTTGCCCGCTTCCGAGCGGTCGGAGGCCTACGGCCTGGTGCAGTTGGAGGCGATGGCGTCGGCGCGGCCGGTCATCTGCACCGAGTTGGGCACGGGCACGTCCTACGTCAATCGGCACGGCGAGACGGGCCTGGTGGTGCCGCCGCGCGATCCCGACGCCCTGGCCGATGCCTGCAATCGCCTCATCGCCGACGCCGCGCTGCGACAGGAGATGGGAGCGCGAGGCCGCGCGCGGGTGCAGGCCGAGTTCACCGCCGAGCGAATGGTGGAGCGCGTCGTGGCGCTGTACGAGCGCCTGCTGGCCCGGTAG
- a CDS encoding glycosyltransferase family 4 protein — protein MRVAIDGRYIQDHFPGIGRYTYNLVRALAALGQGAEWLVITNPRLVNTRYDLSALGAPSGVRLAPCDVGTFSLREQTALPRIVADMRVSLLHSPYYIKPFRLPVPSVLTYHDVIGLVCPSSLPSARARVLFRLLSHLALASAARVILPSRSAQRDVARYFGVPEGKSTVIYEGADPQFHPQPAEAVERVRRKYGLDGPYVLYVGINKPHKNVETLVEAWARAKLQATLVLAGREDPRYPQARQRVAALGLEGRVRFLGDVPEADLPALYTGAALFAFPSLYEGFGLPVLEAMACGAPVVSSNAASLPEVVGDAGPLLPPLDVEAWAEALAGLLNDAATLAAMRLRSLARAGEFSWDKAARATMAVYQEVAL, from the coding sequence ATGCGCGTCGCCATAGACGGCCGGTACATCCAGGATCACTTTCCGGGCATCGGGCGCTACACCTACAACCTGGTGCGCGCGCTGGCCGCGCTGGGCCAGGGCGCCGAGTGGCTCGTCATCACCAACCCGCGCCTGGTCAACACCCGCTACGATCTGTCGGCCCTCGGCGCGCCGTCGGGGGTTCGGCTGGCGCCCTGCGACGTGGGCACGTTCTCGCTGCGCGAGCAGACGGCGCTCCCGCGCATAGTCGCCGACATGCGGGTCTCGCTGCTCCACTCGCCCTACTACATCAAGCCATTCCGCCTGCCGGTGCCGTCGGTGCTCACGTACCACGACGTGATCGGCCTCGTCTGTCCGTCTTCGCTCCCGTCGGCGCGGGCGCGCGTGCTCTTCCGCCTGTTGTCTCACCTGGCGCTGGCGAGCGCGGCCCGTGTCATCCTCCCGTCCAGGTCGGCCCAGCGCGATGTGGCGCGCTACTTCGGCGTGCCCGAGGGTAAGAGCACCGTTATCTATGAAGGCGCCGACCCGCAGTTCCACCCCCAGCCCGCCGAGGCCGTGGAGCGGGTGCGTCGGAAGTACGGGCTAGATGGCCCCTACGTGCTCTACGTGGGCATCAACAAGCCGCACAAGAATGTGGAGACGCTGGTGGAAGCGTGGGCCAGGGCCAAGCTGCAGGCCACGCTCGTCCTGGCGGGCCGCGAGGACCCGCGCTACCCCCAGGCGCGTCAGCGGGTCGCGGCGCTGGGGCTGGAAGGCCGCGTGCGGTTCCTGGGCGATGTGCCTGAGGCGGACCTCCCCGCGCTGTACACCGGCGCGGCGCTGTTCGCGTTCCCTTCGCTGTACGAGGGGTTCGGCCTGCCTGTGCTGGAGGCCATGGCGTGCGGCGCGCCGGTCGTCTCGTCCAACGCGGCGAGTCTCCCCGAGGTGGTCGGCGACGCGGGGCCTCTGCTCCCGCCGCTGGACGTGGAGGCGTGGGCCGAGGCGCTGGCGGGCCTGCTGAACGATGCAGCGACGCTGGCGGCGATGCGGTTGCGCAGCCTTGCGCGGGCCGGCGAGTTCTCGTGGGACAAGGCCGCGCGCGCCACAATGGCCGTGTACCAGGAGGTGGCTCTGTGA